From Glycine soja cultivar W05 chromosome 4, ASM419377v2, whole genome shotgun sequence, the proteins below share one genomic window:
- the LOC114410624 gene encoding uncharacterized protein LOC114410624, which yields MEGETSYTVGPPPIFYGEEYELWATRMTTHLEALVSQVVEENYDVLELPLNPMVAHMKNHRERNTKKAKAKNCLFSVVSKIIFTRIMNFKSAKQIWDYLRSEYQGCERTKGMQVLNLGREFNMQSMKEIETIKGYTDRLLGIANRVRFLGKDFPDERIVQKILVTIPEKYESKISALEESKDL from the coding sequence ATGGAGGGAGAAACATCATACACAGTAGGTCCACCACCAATTTTTTATGGTGAAGAGTACGAATTATGGGCTACAAGGATGACCACTCATCTTGAAGCTTTGGTTTCACAAGTAGTAGAAGAAAACTATGATGTTCTTGAACTACCTTTAAATCCAATGGTGGCTCACATGAAGAATCATAGAGAGAGGAATACCAAAAAGGCTAAGGCTAAAAATTGCCTTTTCTCTGTTgtgtcaaaaattatttttacaagaaTTATGAACTTCAAGTCTGCCAAACAGATTTGGGATTATCTTAGATCAGAATATCAAGGCTGTGAAAGAACCAAAGGCATGCAAGTACTCAACTTGGGCAGAGAATTCAATATGCAGAGCATGAAAGAGATTGAAACAATTAAAGGCTACACTGACCGGCTATTAGGTATAGCAAATAGAGTGAGGTTTCTTGGGAAGGACTTTCCTGATGAAAGAATAGTGCAAAAAATACTGGTCACTATACCCGAGAAGTATGAATCGAAGATATCAGCATTGGAGGAGTCTAAAGACCTGTAA